In Candidatus Aminicenantes bacterium, the genomic window GAACTTGTTGGCCACGACAGACATGCCCATTCCGGTCCCGCAAACCAGGATGGCCCGGTCGTGTCCGCCGGCGACGACGGATGAAACAGCCGCTTCGGCCAGGTCGACGTAATCAACGGACTCGCCGGCCCGGGAGCCGAAATCGGTGAAGTCGATGCCGCGGGCGGTCAGGTATTTGGCCACCGCGTCCTTGAGGTCGTATCCGGCGTGATCGGATGCCAGGGCGATCTTCATCCCCTCCCCCTCGGCCGAGCCTTCTTTGCCAACGGC contains:
- the rpiB gene encoding ribose 5-phosphate isomerase B — translated: MKIALASDHAGYDLKDAVAKYLTARGIDFTDFGSRAGESVDYVDLAEAAVSSVVAGGHDRAILVCGTGMGMSVVANKFPGIRATVCWNAYTAEMSRRHNDSNCLTLGGRVLTPEEGRTIVGIWLDTAFEGGRHQRRLDKIRAVEERRCGGRAAAKS